From a single Oreochromis niloticus isolate F11D_XX linkage group LG3, O_niloticus_UMD_NMBU, whole genome shotgun sequence genomic region:
- the LOC102081460 gene encoding zinc finger protein 235-like, with protein sequence MTSTQKDQHGARSQRSQEADKPHRKAEKTYSCDECGKDFTRNYSLKTHQLIHSGVKPYSCGECGKSFNQAGGLKTHRLIHSGVKPYSCELCGKSFTRAGDLKKHRLIHSGVKPYSCELCGKSFTRAGDLKKHQLFHSGVKPYRCDECGKDFTQIRHLKTHQLIHSEVKPYSCDSCGKSFTHAGHLKTHQLIHSGFKPYSCDLCGMSFYRAGGFKQHQLIHSGVKPYSCDECGKNFTQAGHLKTHQFIHSEVKPYNCDLCGKSFTQAGGLKTHQLIHSGVKPYSCDLCGKSFTRAGGLKKHQLIHSGIKEYICGLCGKAFAQNEHLQKHLVTHSGINVHSCDFCGKTFNNIQYRNIHLLIHTGNDVYCCDQCGKPFTTDAQLKQHIFIHTEERPYKCDLCEKTFKSPYHLKRHQQTHTRK encoded by the exons atgacttcaacacAGAAG gaccaacatggagcgagaagtcagcgctctcaggaggccgacaaacctcacagaaagGCAGAGAAAacctacagctgtgatgagtgtgggaaggattttacccgGAATTACAGCCTAAAAACAcatcaactcatccacagtggagttaaaccttacagctgtggtgagtgtggaaagtcttttaaccaggctggaggcttaaaaacacaccgactcatccacagtggagttaaaccttacagctgtgagttgtgtggaaagtcttttacccgggctggagacttaaaaaaacaccgactcatccacagtggagttaaaccttacagctgtgagttgtgtggaaagtcttttacccgggctggagacttaaaaaaacaccaactcttccacagtggagttaaaccttaccgCTGTGATGAGTGCGGGAAGGATTTTACCCAGATTAGACACTTAAAAactcaccaactcatccacagtgaagttaaaccgtacagctgtgactcgtgtggaaagtcttttacccatgctggacacttaaaaactcaccaactcatccacagtggatttaaaccgtacagctgtgacttgtgtggaatgTCTTTTTACCGGGCTGGAGGCTTtaaacaacaccaactcatccacagtggagttaaaccttacagctgtgatgagtgcgGGAAGaattttacccaggctggacacttaaaaactcACCAATTCATCCACAGTGAAGTTAAACCGTAcaactgtgacttgtgtggaaagtcttttacccaggctggaggcttaaaaacacaccaactcatccacagtggagttaaaccgtacagctgtgacttgtgtggaaagtcttttacccgggctggaggcttaaaaaaacaccaactcatccacagtggaattAAAGAGTACATCTGTGGCTTGTGTGGTAAAGCTTTTGCTCAAAATGAACACTTACAGaagcatctagttacccactcggGAATTAATGTGCACAGCTGCgacttttgtggaaaaactttcaacAACATACAGTACCGAAACATTCACCTACTGATTCACACTGGAAATGATGtttactgctgtgatcagtgtgggaaacCGTTTACAACAGATGCACAGTTAAAACAACACATATTtatccacactgaggagagaccttataaatgtgacctttgtgagaagacttttaaatctccataTCACCTGAAAAGACACCAACAGACCCACACCAGAAAgtaa